One window of Treponema primitia ZAS-1 genomic DNA carries:
- a CDS encoding putative ABC transporter permease yields the protein MFNPLTIGTDKIVFLFFFFSLSGWVGETIMESIVRKRFVSKGFFKGPWVPVHGFGGFAVYAAGLPLKPYPPLVFISGALLCTVVEYLAALLLEKAFNKKCWDYDTYPFTWWCNYKKRIALTTSLFFGLVALALVYFYWDLAMALIRFIGPRALFGVDLVFLGTFAVDAFFTIRRYIQNKKAGIQNPVDGLA from the coding sequence ATGTTTAATCCCCTTACCATCGGAACGGACAAGATAGTTTTTCTTTTTTTCTTTTTTTCCCTGAGCGGATGGGTAGGGGAGACCATCATGGAATCTATCGTCCGTAAACGGTTTGTGAGTAAGGGTTTTTTTAAGGGCCCCTGGGTACCGGTCCACGGGTTTGGGGGTTTTGCGGTGTATGCCGCTGGTTTGCCCCTCAAACCCTATCCCCCGCTGGTATTTATTTCCGGCGCCCTGCTTTGTACGGTGGTAGAATACTTGGCTGCCCTTCTTCTGGAAAAGGCCTTTAACAAGAAGTGTTGGGATTATGATACCTATCCTTTTACCTGGTGGTGCAATTACAAAAAACGTATAGCCCTGACCACATCCCTGTTCTTCGGCCTGGTAGCACTGGCCTTGGTGTATTTTTACTGGGATCTGGCCATGGCTCTGATACGTTTTATCGGCCCACGGGCGCTGTTCGGAGTCGATCTGGTTTTTCTTGGGACCTTCGCGGTGGATGCGTTTTTTACCATCCGGCGGTATATACAAAATAAAAAAGCGGGGATACAAAACCCCGTGGATGGGTTGGCATGA
- a CDS encoding HD domain-containing protein — protein sequence MKDTLLFEKIAAGILTDSKFSESKKFIQHGKISVYEHSLDVARLSFSMGEFFKITDTESLVKAALLHDFFLYDWHVPEKMWSLHGWTHPVAAAENGRKYFNISDKEASLIRTHMWPYTLLHPPQYREGWIICLADKVCSAAETLCRWRKPTVVHGSGVSSVQK from the coding sequence ATGAAGGATACTCTGCTTTTTGAAAAAATCGCCGCCGGCATTCTTACCGACAGCAAATTCTCTGAATCCAAAAAATTTATCCAGCATGGAAAAATTTCTGTTTATGAACACAGTTTGGACGTGGCGCGCTTAAGTTTTAGTATGGGGGAGTTTTTTAAGATCACCGATACGGAGAGCCTTGTTAAGGCCGCCCTTCTCCATGATTTTTTTCTCTACGACTGGCATGTGCCGGAAAAGATGTGGTCCCTTCACGGATGGACCCATCCTGTCGCTGCCGCAGAAAACGGACGAAAATACTTTAACATATCGGATAAAGAGGCGTCCCTAATCCGGACCCATATGTGGCCCTATACCCTGCTGCACCCGCCGCAATACCGGGAAGGCTGGATAATTTGCCTGGCGGACAAGGTCTGCTCCGCCGCAGAAACCCTGTGCCGGTGGAGAAAGCCTACTGTGGTGCATGGGAGCGGAGTTTCTTCAGTTCAAAAATAA
- a CDS encoding MATE family efflux transporter: MSDTPTTHMDAADRLGTEKIGKLLLRFSIPAITGMIVNALYNVVDRIFVGRGVNEVALGGLSLVLPLMTITMSFSMLFGIGAANMISMRLGQGRRDEAENALNHCFWLLIGMGIILMAVELALLDPILSLLGAQEGSTALSYARSYYRIILFGQVFLLVGFGFSHCTRAQGFPTITMLSMFIGAGMNMILDPIFIFVFHWGVEGAAWATIISQLAAAIWILSFNFSKKAVIRLRLKTFKPSLNIVGQIMVFGSAQFFLQFVMSAVQLLYNSTMGWYGVEALGVANGGDIALSGMNINGSILMLILMPIFGINQGAQPILGYNYGAKKYHRVLRAYLAATAAATAIATLGFILAELFPVQLIRLFAPNGSPALMRFAPWAMRVMMIMLPLNGFQIVSSNFFVVTGRPKTSIVLSLMRQCIALIPCILIFSRIWGLWGAIAATPVADGVAFLFTGIMIIFELKKLRSHAPQ, from the coding sequence ATGTCTGATACACCTACCACCCACATGGATGCCGCCGATAGGCTGGGAACAGAAAAAATCGGCAAATTGCTACTCCGCTTCTCCATTCCGGCTATTACCGGGATGATTGTCAACGCCCTATACAACGTGGTGGACCGGATCTTCGTTGGCCGGGGGGTAAACGAGGTGGCCCTGGGGGGCCTTTCCCTGGTTTTGCCCCTAATGACCATCACCATGTCCTTTTCCATGCTCTTCGGCATCGGCGCGGCGAACATGATCTCCATGCGCCTTGGCCAGGGCCGTCGGGACGAGGCGGAAAATGCCCTGAACCATTGTTTCTGGCTCCTCATTGGGATGGGAATCATCCTAATGGCCGTGGAATTAGCCCTTCTGGACCCAATTCTTTCCCTTTTAGGGGCCCAAGAGGGAAGTACCGCCCTAAGCTACGCCCGCAGCTACTACCGGATCATCCTTTTTGGGCAGGTTTTTTTGCTGGTGGGCTTCGGCTTTTCCCACTGTACCCGAGCCCAGGGCTTCCCCACCATCACCATGCTGAGCATGTTCATCGGCGCAGGGATGAACATGATCTTGGACCCGATTTTTATCTTTGTTTTCCACTGGGGGGTGGAAGGGGCCGCTTGGGCAACCATCATCTCCCAGCTTGCGGCGGCAATCTGGATACTGTCCTTCAATTTTAGTAAAAAGGCGGTGATCCGGCTCCGGCTCAAGACCTTTAAGCCATCCCTGAACATCGTGGGCCAGATCATGGTCTTCGGTTCCGCCCAGTTTTTCCTCCAATTTGTCATGTCCGCGGTGCAGCTCCTCTACAATTCCACCATGGGCTGGTACGGGGTTGAAGCCCTGGGGGTAGCCAATGGGGGGGATATCGCCCTCTCGGGGATGAACATCAATGGGTCTATCCTCATGCTTATCCTCATGCCCATCTTCGGGATCAACCAGGGAGCTCAGCCCATCCTGGGGTACAACTACGGGGCAAAGAAGTATCACCGGGTCCTCAGGGCATACCTGGCGGCCACTGCCGCCGCCACGGCAATCGCCACACTGGGCTTTATCCTGGCGGAACTGTTCCCGGTCCAGCTCATACGCCTCTTCGCCCCGAATGGCAGCCCCGCCCTGATGCGCTTCGCCCCCTGGGCCATGCGGGTAATGATGATAATGCTGCCCCTTAACGGATTCCAGATCGTGTCTTCCAATTTCTTTGTAGTCACCGGCAGGCCGAAAACTTCAATCGTCCTTTCTTTGATGCGCCAGTGTATTGCCCTTATTCCCTGTATACTCATCTTCAGCAGAATCTGGGGCCTCTGGGGAGCCATTGCTGCAACTCCGGTGGCGGATGGAGTGGCGTTCCTGTTTACCGGAATCATGATTATTTTTGAACTGAAGAAACTCCGCTCCCATGCACCACAGTAG